The genomic stretch GTTGCCATCCACATAACCATCACTCGACAGACTTGTATCCAACAGCAACAGAATTGAAATTTCTTTTTCTTTCTTTCGGTTGGAGAGATAAATATTTTCAGATGGGGTATGGCCGGAGATGATGTCCGTGAAAAAGTCAGTAACGCTGTCTATATCGAGTTCATTGCCCTGAGGCTGTCTGCGCTGCAACTGATACCTGTTGTTGACATTGCTGAGCATTTTACGCAGTCCGTTCAGGATCACCCTGTAGTCATGTATGGTTTTGTGGTAGTAAGCTTCATCAGCTGATTGTACCACTTGCGGATAAAGTTTACAAAACCCTGATTTGTATTTCTTCTTTTTATAATCCCATTCATCGTAAAGTATGGATTCGCTTTCTTCGTTATCAGAGGCACTTTCTGAGACATTAGTATTTTCTAAAAAATCCGATTGATAGACAGAGTGTACCATGTCATCCACACGAATTGTAAATTTGAGATTCAGTTCATCAAGTGCATCCTTATGACTCTCCAGCTCATCTTCGCCGTCAAAGTCACGCCAGGTACCGTTGAATTCATCCGCTGTATCTACCTTTTCAAAATTATGGGTCAGCACATAGTCTTCCTGCGCTTTTTTATCTACTGTAATTGTTTTAATTTCTTCTACCGCTTTTGATTTAATGATGGTTTGCGGTTTAACCGTTGTAGCACTCCGTATTTTATCGGGTAAATTCTGAAGCAGGTTTTTGTCGGTATTTTCTTCTTCATTGCGCATCAATCGTCCATAGAGCCAGGAGGTATCTATGACGTTTTCTCTATCAGCCTTTGCAGTCAGAATGCGTAAAAAATCACTATGCATTGTTTCACATACCGGATATTCTGAAAAAAGAGCGGGAAGTATATTTTCTGAGGATTTCAATGCTATTTGTCTTTCGTCGGTAACAACGGCATCTGTAAAAGTATGCAGGTTGACTTGGAGATGTTGCTGCACGGATAAATACAGTACCCTGAAATAGTAAAAGGCGAGGTTGATTTCTTTGTCGTCAAACAAGTCGCATTTAGCAGGAAGAAAGAAAACATTATTTTTATAGCCACCTTCACGCTCAGCAGGCAGGATTTCGACCGGATTTCCACTCACCGCTTTTGCGATTAAAGCCAGGCGAATATGAATCCGGTCGAGGTAAATAATGCGGTCACTGCGCGTTTGCTCATTCAGTTTTTTCAATCTGAAATACCTGCTGATACGCCCATAAAGAAATTCATCGAAGGCCATCGTACTTAGATCATCAGATTGGCAAGGTCACATAATGCATCAACTACTTCACGATCATCGGAGAGTGGTTCTATCATGGCCACCTTTACGGAGAGCCTTTTTGGGAGTCCGCTATGAATGAGTTTCGCACTATCAACCAGCAATCGGGTAGAGACAGTTTCTGTCAGCCCCATTTCTTTGAGGTTACGGATTTTATTCGCGATAGCAACGAGCTTTTTGGCACTGTCGGGGTCGACGTCGGTTTCCTGAGTGAGTATTTCCGCTTCCATATTTTCATCGGGATAGTTAAAGTGAAGCGCAACGAATCGTTGGCGTGTAGATGGTTTCAACTCTTTAAATCCCCTTTGGTAACCCGGATTGAAGGAGGCTACCAGCATAAAGTCTTCGTGTGCTTTAAATGTTTCTCCCAGTTTATCGATGAACAACTCACGTCGGTGATCGGTCAATGGATGTATAGCGACGATAACGTCAGGGCGCGCTTCGGCTACTTCATCCAGGTAGAGTATCGCGCCCTGTTTTACAGCAGTGGTCAACGGACCATCCAGCCAAATCGTTTCTGCTCCTTTAATGATAAACCTGCCGATGAGATCAGTGGAAGATGTTTCTTCATGGCAACTGATTGTGATTAATTTTTTCCCTAGTGTGCTTGCCATATACTCTACAAACCTGGATTTGCCGGATCCCGTAGGTCCTTTCAGCAAGACGGGAAGTTTATTTTTAAAAGAACTATTGAATACCTCGACTTCCTTTCCGGTCGATTTATAATACGGTAATGTTTTGATGTTGTCCAATGAGATAGGTGTAAGGAGTGCTTTTGAATCTATGTAATGCATATGAAGTTTTATTGAAGTAGTCCAATATATTTCTTGTCAGAGTCGGGTCTGATGATGAGCATCAGGTATGCCCAGTTCTGCAGGTTCTCAGCGTTAATTGTTTTGTGTAAAAATTCTATCGTTTCAGTGGATAAATAATGACTATAGCCACCCTGAACGGATACCGCAGAATTGATGATGAAACCAAAGCTAAAATCAATTTCATTACCAAGATTGCCGCTTAATTTTTTACTGCTTTTATATATGGCAGCATTGGCCGCGAAGGAATGCACATCAACGGAAGTAAAGAAGTTGACATTGATGTCAAACCGTAAACGAAAATAAATATCATTTAATCCTACAGATTTTTCATGACGACCTCCTACAAAAAAATAGTCCATGTACCCGTTGTGTGCATGATTAGTTCCATACATTGGTGAGAAGGATGATTTTTCTTTGGTCGTATCATTGTTATCTGTTCCACTTATTATTTCTATACCTGCAGTTAATCTTAAACTTTGTTTATTTATTTCATTCAACTTGAATAGATGGCTGATTTGGAAGTTGGCATCGTAGGCGCTTACATCATTATCAGCGATATCTTTTCCGGTTTGGTAATAGGCAAATGAAGAAAACGTTGTATTGGATAATTTGTATTTGAGGGTTGGGATACCGTAGGTTTGGGTCTACCGGACTTCTTTTTTTGTGATTTTGCTTCCTGTAGAATCATAAGCAACATATTGAAGACCATTATTCCAGAATAGCACCGAAATCTCCATCTTTGAAAGTTTTTTTTCATATCGGGCGAAGATGGCGTTCTTATATTGATTGGCCATCAGGTAAGTATTCCCTGAAAGGGCTTCTCCATCTTGATTGTATCCTGCACCAAAATGAAGTGCTGACGAATTTCGTTCGTATTTTATAAGTGCGAAATCATGCGCCCTTCCCTGCAAAGCCCAGTCAAGATTTCCGAGGAATCTTGCGTTGTCATAATTCAACTCCTGCCTTCCGAGTTTAAATGACCAGGAGCTGTCAACTTTTATTTCTCCCCATGCTTCGTGTACGGATAGGAATCCATCGCTAAGTTTGATCTGTGGCGTATTTCCCCAGGTCCTGATATCCTGAATGCTCATATAGAAGTTTAGATGATCCAACTTATATGAACCCTGCAACCGAAGACGTTGGCTGATGAATGTAGAGGGGCTTAGTGAATCTTCAATTAGTTTTCCATAGCCATGCCTGTATTCACCTCGTTGTACGAGCTGACCACCAATGCGAAACTGCGCAGTAGCGGTTGTCGATACCAATGGAAGGAGGAGAGCTGTTATACAAATTATATATAGACGAGAATAAATATTCATAAGTTTAATTTTTCACTGTTTCAATAATTTTATTGATCGTTTCTTTGTTATTTACTCCCAATCCTTCCTGCTGAAAGACCATTTCACCACTTCTGTCAATCACGCTGATTATATTTGAATGTGAAAAGTCAAGTGGTGAAATTTCCTTGTATTTTACTGCCATCACATTTGCAAATTCGCGGGTATCGCTTTCTGTTCCTTGCAGGAAAATCCAATGTGACGCATCCATTTTGTTGGCTTTTGCAAAACGTTTTAACCTTCCCGGTTTGTCGGTTTTTGGATCAATACTAATTAAGACAAAGGTTAGATCATTCAGATAGTTTTTTGGAATTTGGGATTCAATATCTCTCATGTCGGCTACTAGTCGCGGACAAGCCGCCTTGCAGGAAGTGTAAATCATCACCATGACCAGCACTTTTCCTTGCAGATCTCTTAACTTAATTTGTGAGCTATCTTGCGTATTCCATACGGTTTGCAAATTGAAAATCGAATTTTCACTAAGTTTCTTATCAATGTTAGTATTTGAATCATTTTGTATTTTACTACAAGAGCAAACTAATGCAAAGTAAAGCAAGACGAGTAAATAGTTTTTTGTTCTCATTTTGTGATAAGCGTATCTTTTACACATCTGAATCCAAGATTCTGAATGGAGTATTTTGCTTTCAAACTTCCACGGAAAGCGTAACGCATAAATGCAGCGTAATTCATGAGATCATTGGCTCCTTCTGATCCCGAACCACAGAATAGGAGGGGGTCGTTAGTAACATCTTTTCGTGACTCACCGGAGATCATTACGGAATTAAAGTCCATCGTCCATTCCCAAACTAAACCATGCATGTCATAAACACCCCAGTAGTTTTGGAATGTGCTTCCAACCTTCTTGGTATTTGTGCGTGGTTTTTCATACCAGTCAAGGATATACTGATTGAAGGTCTTCAAAGCTCTGGCATCGGGCATATCCTGATTGGCCATGGCAATATATTCCCATTCATCAACGGTTGGTAATCTTTCGCCACGACATTCACAATAAGCTTTTGCTGCAAACCAGGATATATTTGTTACCGGAGAAGTACTGTCAGTCATAAAGGGAAGAGTGGTGTCATTAGGCCATTCCACAAGGTAATTCTCATCACCATAAAGGGATTTTAATTTCGATTTGCGCCAGCGTTTATTTTTTTGGACATGTTCCAGAAAACGGATATTCGTGACCGGATGTACATCTACCAACAGATTACTGACATGTACAGTAATCGAATCTTTTCCATACAACGGAAAGTAGTCGCCGGCAGTAACTAGAACTTTTGCGCTGGAGGAACCGGCTACAGTTTTTTTGCTATTGCTCCAGGAGCTATAGACATAAGTCAACACATTGGCGATTTCTTCGTCGCTTAATTCCTGCTTGGTCATTACGCTGTTGTATTTTTTCCCATTTACAGTTATTTCACCGGTTTTGCCATGAAGAACAATATCAATAGCGCGTTCAACATCTGCATTCAGATAGTCGGAACCGGCAAGAGGAGGGAAGGCATTGGGTAAACCTTGTCCTTCGGCCTGATGACATGCGAAGCACGTACGCATATATGCTTGTTTTCCCATGGCAATTCGTTCTGTAATATTCGCTGCTTTTTTCGTCTCTGCCTTACCGTTATCAGATGGCATGGATTGAATGGCGCTACCTTCAGGATTGTAAATACCTTCCTGCTGTTTACCGGAGTAGAGAATTTTATTCTCATCACCACTTACTTTCAGCATGCCCAATGAGCCTTTATTAAATGTTCGGAAGATGGAGTGATCTACAATGATGAATGTGCCCGGTACATCTACTTTAAAATCAACAATGGCTGATCCTCCTGCAGGAATTAAAGTCGTTTGAACATCTTTGTTGATAAGTGTCCCTCCTTCAACATGTACATTATCAAAGATTTCTCCAATGACGTGAAAGGAAGAAACAAGATTTGGTCCACCATTACCCACGTATAGTCGTACACGCTCACCCACATTTGCAGTGATGGCTTTATCACCGGCAAGAGCTCCAACACTTCCGTTGAAGACCACATATTCAGGTTGCTCTTTTATTGCCTTCTTCATATCAAAAGATTGCAGACCGCTTTCACCATTTTCACCCTGCGTATAAAAATCGCCTTGCATGATATAATATTCCTTATCCACTTTTGGAAGTCCACCTGCAGGTTCAACCAGAATAAGACCATACATGCCATTTGCGATATGCATTCCGACCGGTGCTGTGGCGCAGTGATAAACATAAAGACCTTCATTGAGCACTTTAAATGAGAACACTATTTCATGACCGGGAGCGACAAAAGAAGAGGCAGCTCCTCCACCTGGTCCGGTTACAGCGTGCAAATCGATATTATGCGGTAATTTGTTATCAGGGTGGTTCTTGAGATGGAATTCTACTTCATCACCAATACGTGTACGTATAAAGCTACCGGGTACCGTGCCGCCATATGTCCAGTAGATGTAAGTAACACCGTCGGCCATTTGACCTTCTTTCTCCACGATTTCCATATTGACAATCAATTTCGTCGCTTCTCTGTTTCCAACAGGCTTTGGTACCAGTGGTGGAGAAGTCATTTCCGCTTCTGATTGACCAACAACCTTAATGTTTGCAGGATCCGGTTTGATTAATTCTGAATTTTCTTTTTGCGTACAACTGAAGAGGAACAATACTGTAAGCACTGTCATTGCCCTTAGCAGTTGATTTCTATTTACGATTGAATATATTTTCATATAATTTGGATAGGGGCTGAGAATGAACTTATTGTTTAACTATTTCAAGTGCTTCGTCGTTGGGTTGCCCGTATTTCACAAATTCAATAATATATAGAACAATACCGGTAGTGAACATCGTGGCGCAACAGACAAGAATGAAAAAATGCACTTCAATTTCCTTTTGTACCTCACCAAATTCTACGCCCATGATACGTTCCATATACACTTGCGCAACGCCTGCAACTCCAAATGCCACGGTCATTCCAAGCATACCGATATTGGATAGCCAGAAAGCGAGTACACCACGGTTGCTGTCGAATAATTTCCTTCCTGTGAGATTGGGCATACTGTAGCTGATAATCGCAAGTACGATCATGGCATATGCTCCCCAGAAGGCCAGATGGCCATGCATTGCAGTAACGAGTGTGCCATGGGTATACATGTTAACCTGTGGCAAGGTATGCGCAAGACCCAATAATCCTGCACCAACAAAAGACGTGATCGCCGTTCCAAGTGTCCAGTTGAGTGCAATTTTATTCGGATGTTTTTTTTCACCCTTTCTATACATCGAGATAGCAAATAGTGCCATCCCTAAAAATGCTAGCGGTTCGAGTGCGGAGAAAATACCTCCAACAATAAGCCATGTTTTTCCTGCTCCGATGTAGTAGTAATGGTGTCCGGTTCCAAGAATACCGGAGATGAATGTGAGCCCAACAATCACATACAGCCATTTCTCAATTACCTCACGATCAACCCCTGTTATTTTAATCAGAAGGAAGGACAATATGCCGCCCATAATTAATTCCCAAACACCTTCCACCCATAAATGCACCACCCACCAGCGAAAGAAAGAATCCATGGTTTGATTGTCAAACCAAATCATACCAGGGAGATAAAGTAAAGCCGCGAAAACTAAACCCATTGTTAGTACCATAGCTGTGGTTGTTCTTTTCTTGCCTTTGAATAGTGTGGCGATAATGATACCCAGAAAAGTAAGCACGTTTACGACTACCAGCCAGTCAAGTGGGCGGGGTATTTCAAGAAATTTCCTTCCTTCCCAGTAGTTGAAGTGGTAGCCGACAATGGCAATAACGCCAACTACTGCAAGTGAAATAAGTTGTATGTAGGCGAGTTTAACATTTACCAGTTCTTGTTCCGCTTCCTCGGGTATAATATAATAGGCCGCTCCCATAAATCCGGAAAGAAGCCATACAACCAATAGGTTGGTGTGAACGGCTCTGGCCGTATTAAATGGGATGAAATCATGTAAATTATCATAGCCCATATGTGCAAAGCCCATGATAAAACCATAGATGATCTGAAGTGACAGCAATAGCATCGACAGTGCGAAGAACCAGTAGGCTACTTTTTGTGATTTGTATTTCATAATTCTCTATTTTGAAGAAGGTGAAGTGTTGTATTTATGTTTTGCCGGGAATCCGTTTAAGTCTATTTCGCCGATCCATTTCAGGAAGGCGACAACATCTGTAGCATCTTCTTCGGACATATTATAGGCTACCATTTTTCTACCGCGTGGAGACCAGGGAACGGGTGACATTAATGCGGCTTTGATGTAGCCTTCACCCCTGCGTTCATAGACCTTTGTCAATTCAGGAGCATAGTAGGCGCCTTCCCCTAAAATGGTATGACATCCCATACAGTTGTTGGCTTCCCAGATTTGCTTTCCTCTAATGACCGAAGGTGTCAGATTTTCTTCATGGGTTCGCTTGGGAACCTCCTGGCTGAGCGTATTCCAGGATAAACCCAGGAATACGGCAAACGTTACCACGGTGCCACCGAGGAAGAACGTTTTTGCTTGACTTTTTGATAGCATTTTTTATTGGGTTAGGTAGTTAATAAGGACAAAAATGTCCGAAATAGGTTTAAATTTTTTTCAGGGTTTTATGAAAGTATTTAACATAGATAAATCGGTTACGACATCTTTTAACAATGTCTGATGTAAGAAGGCAACCAAGTCATTCCGTATGGGAAGAAATTTATGATGAACCGGGCAAGGGTGTGAATCTGTACACTTTTCCAGACCCAGAACGCAATGCGTCAAAACAGAACGACCATCAATGGTAATTA from Bacteroidota bacterium encodes the following:
- a CDS encoding cytochrome c; this translates as MLSKSQAKTFFLGGTVVTFAVFLGLSWNTLSQEVPKRTHEENLTPSVIRGKQIWEANNCMGCHTILGEGAYYAPELTKVYERRGEGYIKAALMSPVPWSPRGRKMVAYNMSEEDATDVVAFLKWIGEIDLNGFPAKHKYNTSPSSK
- a CDS encoding CbbQ/NirQ/NorQ/GpvN family protein, translating into MHYIDSKALLTPISLDNIKTLPYYKSTGKEVEVFNSSFKNKLPVLLKGPTGSGKSRFVEYMASTLGKKLITISCHEETSSTDLIGRFIIKGAETIWLDGPLTTAVKQGAILYLDEVAEARPDVIVAIHPLTDHRRELFIDKLGETFKAHEDFMLVASFNPGYQRGFKELKPSTRQRFVALHFNYPDENMEAEILTQETDVDPDSAKKLVAIANKIRNLKEMGLTETVSTRLLVDSAKLIHSGLPKRLSVKVAMIEPLSDDREVVDALCDLANLMI
- a CDS encoding VWA domain-containing protein, with the protein product MAFDEFLYGRISRYFRLKKLNEQTRSDRIIYLDRIHIRLALIAKAVSGNPVEILPAEREGGYKNNVFFLPAKCDLFDDKEINLAFYYFRVLYLSVQQHLQVNLHTFTDAVVTDERQIALKSSENILPALFSEYPVCETMHSDFLRILTAKADRENVIDTSWLYGRLMRNEEENTDKNLLQNLPDKIRSATTVKPQTIIKSKAVEEIKTITVDKKAQEDYVLTHNFEKVDTADEFNGTWRDFDGEDELESHKDALDELNLKFTIRVDDMVHSVYQSDFLENTNVSESASDNEESESILYDEWDYKKKKYKSGFCKLYPQVVQSADEAYYHKTIHDYRVILNGLRKMLSNVNNRYQLQRRQPQGNELDIDSVTDFFTDIISGHTPSENIYLSNRKKEKEISILLLLDTSLSSDGYVDGNRVIDIEKQISILFGEILHEFRIDFCISAFHSNTRNHSSFQVLKGFEKNWEKARNNIGAIEPAGFTRIGTAIRHAGKLLEERSSKSKWLILLSDGKPNDYDRYEGKYGIEDIKQSLRELNAVNINSYALAIEAVAKYYLPQMFGQNHYQILSSTEELLTSLVKLYERIKELK
- the nirK gene encoding nitrite reductase, copper-containing, translated to MKIYSIVNRNQLLRAMTVLTVLFLFSCTQKENSELIKPDPANIKVVGQSEAEMTSPPLVPKPVGNREATKLIVNMEIVEKEGQMADGVTYIYWTYGGTVPGSFIRTRIGDEVEFHLKNHPDNKLPHNIDLHAVTGPGGGAASSFVAPGHEIVFSFKVLNEGLYVYHCATAPVGMHIANGMYGLILVEPAGGLPKVDKEYYIMQGDFYTQGENGESGLQSFDMKKAIKEQPEYVVFNGSVGALAGDKAITANVGERVRLYVGNGGPNLVSSFHVIGEIFDNVHVEGGTLINKDVQTTLIPAGGSAIVDFKVDVPGTFIIVDHSIFRTFNKGSLGMLKVSGDENKILYSGKQQEGIYNPEGSAIQSMPSDNGKAETKKAANITERIAMGKQAYMRTCFACHQAEGQGLPNAFPPLAGSDYLNADVERAIDIVLHGKTGEITVNGKKYNSVMTKQELSDEEIANVLTYVYSSWSNSKKTVAGSSSAKVLVTAGDYFPLYGKDSITVHVSNLLVDVHPVTNIRFLEHVQKNKRWRKSKLKSLYGDENYLVEWPNDTTLPFMTDSTSPVTNISWFAAKAYCECRGERLPTVDEWEYIAMANQDMPDARALKTFNQYILDWYEKPRTNTKKVGSTFQNYWGVYDMHGLVWEWTMDFNSVMISGESRKDVTNDPLLFCGSGSEGANDLMNYAAFMRYAFRGSLKAKYSIQNLGFRCVKDTLITK
- a CDS encoding cbb3-type cytochrome c oxidase subunit I, which produces MKYKSQKVAYWFFALSMLLLSLQIIYGFIMGFAHMGYDNLHDFIPFNTARAVHTNLLVVWLLSGFMGAAYYIIPEEAEQELVNVKLAYIQLISLAVVGVIAIVGYHFNYWEGRKFLEIPRPLDWLVVVNVLTFLGIIIATLFKGKKRTTTAMVLTMGLVFAALLYLPGMIWFDNQTMDSFFRWWVVHLWVEGVWELIMGGILSFLLIKITGVDREVIEKWLYVIVGLTFISGILGTGHHYYYIGAGKTWLIVGGIFSALEPLAFLGMALFAISMYRKGEKKHPNKIALNWTLGTAITSFVGAGLLGLAHTLPQVNMYTHGTLVTAMHGHLAFWGAYAMIVLAIISYSMPNLTGRKLFDSNRGVLAFWLSNIGMLGMTVAFGVAGVAQVYMERIMGVEFGEVQKEIEVHFFILVCCATMFTTGIVLYIIEFVKYGQPNDEALEIVKQ
- a CDS encoding SCO family protein encodes the protein MRTKNYLLVLLYFALVCSCSKIQNDSNTNIDKKLSENSIFNLQTVWNTQDSSQIKLRDLQGKVLVMVMIYTSCKAACPRLVADMRDIESQIPKNYLNDLTFVLISIDPKTDKPGRLKRFAKANKMDASHWIFLQGTESDTREFANVMAVKYKEISPLDFSHSNIISVIDRSGEMVFQQEGLGVNNKETINKIIETVKN